The Streptomyces sp. NBC_00691 genome has a segment encoding these proteins:
- a CDS encoding AAA family ATPase yields the protein MTFEDITVDAPVPAPAAVLLSGIPGSGKSTVAAALAARFARAAHIEVDGLQSLIVSGCHWPTPDGDPEADRQILLRARNACLLAGSFAAAGFLPVLDDVVVRRSHLDHYRAHAKGADLRVVILAPGPDKAWERNNARDKRLTTDWAFLDEAMRAELSDEGVWIDNAHLTVAETVDAVLAATGLTPEK from the coding sequence ATGACCTTCGAGGACATCACCGTCGACGCCCCCGTGCCCGCACCCGCGGCCGTGCTGCTCTCCGGCATCCCCGGCAGCGGGAAGTCCACCGTCGCGGCCGCTCTCGCGGCCCGCTTCGCCCGGGCGGCGCACATCGAGGTCGACGGGCTCCAGTCCCTCATCGTGAGCGGCTGCCACTGGCCGACCCCGGACGGCGACCCGGAGGCGGACCGCCAGATCCTGCTGCGCGCCCGCAACGCCTGTCTCCTCGCCGGCAGCTTCGCCGCGGCCGGCTTCCTTCCGGTCCTCGACGACGTGGTCGTCCGCCGCTCCCACCTGGACCACTACCGCGCCCACGCGAAGGGGGCCGACCTCCGGGTGGTGATCCTCGCCCCCGGCCCCGACAAGGCCTGGGAACGGAACAACGCCCGGGACAAGCGCCTGACGACCGACTGGGCGTTCCTGGACGAGGCGATGCGCGCGGAGCTGTCGGACGAGGGCGTCTGGATCGACAACGCGCACCTGACCGTGGCGGAGACGGTGGACGCGGTGCTGGCGGCAACGGGCCTCACCCCGGAGAAGTAG
- a CDS encoding EamA family transporter, translated as MRPAHLALAALVAAVWGVNFVVIEIGLDHFPPLLFSALRFLAAALPAVFLVGRPTVAWRWIIAVGLVLGVAKFGLLFTGMDLGAPAGLSSLVLQVQAVFTALFAFAALGERPGRRKLAGMGVALVGIGVAAAEEGGAGSLVGFALVIAAAACWGASNVLTRKASPPDALNFMVWVSVVPVLPLLGLSLLLEGPDRDLAALRGLDWTGVGVIVYVAWITTVFGFGAWGWLLRRHPASSVAPFSLLVPVVGMSSAALVLGEGVSPARWCAAALLVGGVALTSFTPGRRAAATRNPVAAPEPVAVSSTGRPLGAADHAISQEGPL; from the coding sequence ATGCGCCCCGCCCACCTCGCCCTCGCCGCCCTGGTCGCCGCCGTCTGGGGAGTGAACTTCGTCGTCATCGAGATCGGCCTCGACCACTTCCCGCCGCTGCTCTTCTCCGCCCTCCGCTTCCTCGCCGCCGCCCTGCCCGCCGTCTTCCTGGTGGGCCGGCCCACCGTGGCCTGGAGGTGGATCATCGCGGTGGGACTCGTCCTCGGCGTCGCCAAGTTCGGGCTCCTCTTCACGGGCATGGACCTCGGCGCCCCCGCCGGGCTCTCCTCCCTCGTCCTCCAGGTCCAGGCCGTCTTCACCGCCCTCTTCGCCTTCGCCGCCCTCGGCGAACGGCCCGGCCGCCGCAAGCTCGCGGGCATGGGGGTCGCCCTGGTCGGCATCGGCGTGGCCGCGGCCGAGGAGGGCGGGGCCGGGTCCCTCGTCGGCTTCGCCCTGGTGATCGCCGCCGCGGCCTGCTGGGGCGCCTCCAACGTCCTGACGCGCAAGGCCTCCCCACCCGACGCGCTCAACTTCATGGTCTGGGTCAGCGTCGTGCCCGTCCTGCCGCTGCTCGGCCTCTCCCTCCTCCTGGAGGGCCCCGACCGCGACCTCGCGGCCCTGCGCGGGCTCGACTGGACCGGCGTCGGCGTCATCGTCTACGTCGCCTGGATCACGACCGTCTTCGGCTTCGGCGCCTGGGGCTGGCTCCTCCGCCGCCACCCGGCCTCCTCCGTCGCGCCCTTCTCCCTCCTCGTGCCCGTCGTCGGGATGTCCTCGGCCGCGCTCGTCCTGGGCGAGGGAGTGAGCCCGGCCCGCTGGTGCGCGGCGGCACTGCTCGTCGGGGGAGTGGCCCTGACGTCGTTCACGCCGGGCCGACGGGCCGCCGCGACCCGTAACCCCGTGGCGGCGCCGGAGCCCGTGGCCGTATCGTCGACCGGCCGTCCGCTCGGCGCGGCGGACCACGCGATCAGCCAGGAAGGGCCCCTATGA
- a CDS encoding Gfo/Idh/MocA family protein: MTRRTVRIAMNGVTGRMGHRQHLVRSILALREQGGLDLGNGETLWPEPVLVGRREAALRTLAERHGLTEWSTDLDAVLADDTVDIYFDAQVTSARAEAITKAVHAGKHIYTEKPTAADLAGALALARLATEKGVKHGVVQDKLFLPGLLKLKRLIDGGFFGEILSVRGEFGYWVFEGDWQDAQRPSWNYRTQDGGGIVVDMFPHWEYVLHELFGRVTSVTAQVATHVPRRWDEQGKPYEATADDAAYGIFQLEGGAIAQINSSWTVRVNRDELVEFQVDGTHGSAVAGLRNCRVQHRSATPKPVWNPDIPATEPFRDQWQEVPDNAEFDNGFKAQWELFLRHVVLDEPYHWDLLAGARGVQLAELGLKSAAEGRRLDVPEVSL; the protein is encoded by the coding sequence GTGACACGCAGGACAGTCCGCATCGCCATGAACGGCGTCACCGGACGCATGGGACACCGCCAGCACCTCGTCCGTTCGATCCTCGCCCTGCGCGAACAGGGCGGCCTCGACCTCGGCAACGGCGAGACCCTCTGGCCCGAGCCGGTCCTCGTCGGCCGCCGCGAGGCCGCCCTGCGTACGCTCGCCGAGCGCCACGGCCTCACCGAGTGGTCCACCGACCTCGACGCCGTCCTCGCCGACGACACCGTCGACATCTACTTCGACGCCCAGGTCACCTCCGCCCGCGCCGAGGCGATCACCAAGGCCGTCCACGCCGGGAAGCACATCTACACCGAGAAGCCCACGGCCGCCGACCTCGCCGGTGCCCTCGCACTCGCCCGGCTCGCCACCGAGAAGGGCGTCAAGCACGGCGTCGTCCAGGACAAGCTGTTCCTGCCGGGCCTGCTCAAGCTCAAGCGCCTCATCGACGGCGGCTTCTTCGGCGAGATCCTCTCCGTGCGCGGCGAGTTCGGCTACTGGGTCTTCGAGGGCGACTGGCAGGACGCCCAGCGCCCCAGCTGGAACTACCGCACGCAGGACGGCGGCGGCATCGTCGTCGACATGTTCCCGCACTGGGAGTACGTGCTCCACGAGCTGTTCGGCCGCGTCACCTCCGTCACCGCCCAGGTCGCCACCCATGTCCCGCGCCGCTGGGACGAGCAGGGCAAGCCGTACGAGGCCACCGCCGACGACGCCGCCTACGGCATCTTCCAGCTGGAGGGCGGTGCCATCGCCCAGATCAACTCCTCCTGGACCGTCCGCGTCAACCGCGACGAACTCGTCGAGTTCCAGGTCGACGGCACCCACGGCTCCGCCGTCGCCGGACTGCGCAACTGCCGCGTCCAGCACCGCTCGGCGACCCCCAAGCCCGTCTGGAACCCGGACATCCCGGCCACCGAGCCCTTCCGCGACCAGTGGCAGGAGGTCCCCGACAACGCCGAGTTCGACAACGGCTTCAAGGCCCAGTGGGAGCTGTTCCTGCGGCACGTCGTCCTCGACGAGCCCTACCACTGGGACCTCCTCGCCGGCGCCCGCGGCGTCCAGCTCGCCGAACTCGGCCTCAAGTCCGCCGCCGAGGGCCGCCGCCTCGACGTCCCGGAGGTGAGCCTGTGA
- a CDS encoding glycoside hydrolase family 3 protein, giving the protein MHHRAPAPSRRTLLTVTAAAAAAAVTGVSTPALAGQDRHDDRKLRRIIDRMSLEEKVGQLFVMRVYGHSATAPDQADIDANLQEIGVRTAAELVERYHVGGVIYFSWAHNTRDPQQIAALSNGIQQAALAQPTPVPALISTDQEHGIVCRVGEPATLVPGAMALGAGGSHADAREAARIAGAELAAVGIRQNYAPVADVNVNPANPVIGVRSFGADPAAVAGLVAAQVKGYQRAGVAATSKHFPGHGDTAVDSHYGLPTITHTRAQWSELDAPPFRSAIAAGIDSIMTAHIVVPALDPSEDPATLSRPILTGILREELGYDGVVVTDALGMEGVRTKYGDERVPVLALKAGVDQLLNPPKLDVAWNAVLKAVKDGDLTEARLDESILRILRLKSKLGLFRNAYVTRAGVERVVGTAAHLARADRIAEATTTLLLNEGGFLPLSRTGHRKVLVVGADPASPSGTTGPPTTTLATALTELGFTATALSTGITPTAAAIEQAVAAAAGKDVVVVGTYNVTATSPQRTLVARLVATGVPVVTISIRNPYDIARIEGQRATLAAYSWTDVELRAAVRVLAGRVRPRGRLPVPVQSADDPAKVLYPVGHGLSYR; this is encoded by the coding sequence GTGCACCACCGCGCCCCCGCCCCCTCCCGACGCACCCTCCTCACGGTGACCGCCGCCGCGGCAGCGGCCGCCGTCACCGGGGTGAGCACCCCCGCCCTCGCCGGGCAGGACCGGCACGACGACCGGAAACTCCGGCGGATCATCGACCGCATGTCCCTCGAGGAGAAGGTCGGCCAGCTCTTCGTGATGCGGGTGTACGGACACTCCGCCACCGCCCCCGACCAGGCCGACATCGACGCCAACCTGCAGGAGATCGGTGTCCGTACGGCCGCCGAGCTGGTCGAGCGCTACCACGTGGGCGGCGTCATCTACTTCTCCTGGGCCCACAACACCCGGGACCCGCAGCAGATCGCCGCGCTCTCCAACGGCATCCAGCAGGCGGCGCTCGCCCAGCCCACGCCGGTCCCCGCGCTCATCTCCACCGACCAGGAGCACGGCATCGTCTGCCGGGTGGGCGAGCCCGCCACCCTGGTGCCCGGCGCGATGGCCCTCGGCGCCGGCGGCTCGCACGCGGACGCCCGCGAGGCGGCGCGGATCGCGGGCGCGGAGCTGGCGGCCGTCGGCATCCGGCAGAACTACGCCCCGGTCGCGGACGTCAACGTCAACCCGGCCAACCCGGTCATCGGCGTCCGTTCCTTCGGCGCCGACCCGGCGGCGGTCGCCGGCCTGGTCGCCGCACAGGTCAAGGGCTATCAGCGGGCCGGGGTCGCGGCCACCTCCAAGCACTTCCCGGGACACGGCGACACCGCCGTCGACAGCCACTACGGGCTCCCGACGATCACCCACACCCGGGCCCAGTGGAGCGAGCTCGACGCCCCGCCGTTCCGGTCCGCGATCGCCGCCGGGATCGACTCGATCATGACCGCGCACATCGTGGTCCCGGCGCTGGACCCGAGTGAGGACCCGGCGACGCTGTCCCGGCCGATCCTCACCGGCATCCTCCGCGAGGAGCTCGGCTACGACGGTGTGGTGGTCACCGACGCGCTCGGCATGGAGGGGGTGCGCACCAAGTACGGCGACGAGCGCGTCCCGGTGCTCGCCCTGAAGGCCGGGGTGGACCAGCTGCTCAATCCGCCGAAGCTGGACGTGGCCTGGAACGCGGTCCTGAAAGCCGTCAAGGACGGCGACCTGACGGAGGCCCGGCTCGACGAATCGATCCTGCGGATTCTGCGGCTCAAGTCGAAGCTCGGCCTCTTCCGGAACGCGTACGTCACCCGGGCCGGCGTGGAGCGGGTGGTCGGCACCGCCGCCCATCTCGCCCGGGCCGACCGGATCGCCGAGGCCACCACGACCCTGCTCCTCAACGAGGGCGGCTTCCTTCCGCTGAGCCGGACCGGCCACCGCAAGGTCCTCGTCGTCGGCGCCGACCCGGCCTCCCCGTCCGGGACGACGGGCCCGCCGACGACGACGCTCGCGACCGCACTGACGGAGCTGGGGTTCACCGCGACCGCGCTCTCCACCGGGATCACCCCGACGGCGGCGGCGATCGAGCAGGCCGTGGCGGCGGCCGCGGGCAAGGACGTCGTCGTGGTGGGCACGTACAACGTCACCGCGACCAGCCCGCAGCGCACGCTCGTGGCGCGGCTGGTCGCGACGGGGGTCCCCGTCGTGACGATCTCGATCCGCAACCCGTACGACATCGCCCGGATCGAGGGCCAGCGGGCGACGCTCGCCGCCTACTCGTGGACCGATGTCGAACTCCGCGCCGCGGTGAGGGTCCTGGCGGGCAGGGTCAGACCCAGGGGCCGCCTGCCGGTCCCGGTGCAGAGCGCCGACGACCCGGCGAAGGTGCTCTACCCGGTCGGACACGGTCTGTCGTACCGCTGA
- a CDS encoding LacI family DNA-binding transcriptional regulator — MTVTLADVAARARVSPATVSRVLNGNYPVAESTRERVLRAVDELDYVLNGPASSLAAATSDLVGVLVHDIADPFFGVMASAAQSAIGESGSGRGGGEKLAVVCNTGGSPERELTYLTLLQRQRAAAVILMGGSIEDPEHLAATTGKLAKLAEAGTRVVLCGRPPVTGDANAAALVFDNRGGARRLTEHLLELGHRRIGYAAGPADRTTTRHRLEGHRAALTAAGAAEGPTVHGAYTRQAGYEATAELLDRDPDLTAVVAANDTVALGVCAALRERGLSIPGDVSVAGFDDLPFSVDAVPSLTTVHLPLHEAGIRAGRLAMGTEDPPTGGLARVPAELVVRGSTGRPRK; from the coding sequence ATGACCGTCACCCTGGCGGACGTGGCCGCTCGCGCACGGGTCTCGCCCGCCACCGTCTCCCGCGTCCTCAACGGCAACTACCCGGTCGCCGAGTCGACCCGCGAGCGGGTCCTGCGGGCCGTGGACGAACTGGACTACGTCCTCAACGGGCCCGCCAGCTCACTCGCCGCAGCCACCTCCGACCTGGTCGGCGTCCTCGTCCACGACATCGCCGACCCGTTCTTCGGGGTGATGGCGAGCGCGGCGCAGAGCGCCATCGGGGAGAGCGGGTCGGGGCGCGGCGGCGGCGAGAAGCTCGCGGTCGTCTGCAACACCGGCGGCTCCCCCGAGCGCGAGCTGACCTACCTCACCCTGCTGCAGCGGCAGCGGGCCGCGGCCGTGATCCTCATGGGCGGCTCCATCGAGGACCCCGAGCACCTGGCGGCGACGACCGGCAAGCTGGCCAAGCTGGCGGAGGCGGGGACCCGGGTCGTGCTCTGCGGGCGCCCGCCGGTCACCGGCGACGCGAACGCGGCCGCGCTCGTCTTCGACAACCGGGGCGGCGCGCGGCGCCTCACCGAGCACCTGCTCGAACTCGGCCACCGGCGCATCGGTTACGCGGCCGGCCCGGCCGACCGGACGACGACCCGGCACCGCCTGGAGGGCCACCGGGCGGCGCTCACGGCGGCGGGGGCCGCGGAGGGGCCGACGGTCCACGGCGCCTACACCCGACAGGCCGGCTACGAGGCCACGGCCGAACTCCTCGACCGCGACCCGGACCTCACGGCCGTCGTCGCCGCCAACGACACCGTCGCGCTCGGCGTCTGCGCGGCCCTGCGGGAACGCGGCCTGTCGATCCCGGGCGACGTGTCCGTGGCGGGCTTCGACGACCTCCCGTTCTCGGTGGACGCGGTCCCGTCCCTGACGACGGTCCACCTGCCGCTGCACGAGGCGGGGATACGGGCGGGCCGCCTGGCGATGGGCACGGAGGACCCCCCGACGGGCGGCCTGGCCCGCGTCCCGGCGGAGCTGGTGGTACGGGGATCCACGGGGCGGCCGAGGAAGTAG
- a CDS encoding S9 family peptidase has translation MSTTQNYQAAEQLLRRPARPGELVVGDKVRPQWIDGGARFRYAVSDGDGRRFVLVDPAAGTREPAFDHARLAASLATAAGRPVDPEALPFLGIETAGNAVMFVAFGAYWRCDLTRYVCEPAEFAAPGNPLDVTSPDGKSAVSQRGHDLWARSLSDGREWPLTTDGAPGHAYGPGPAATGNSTLLRKLGVPYLPPAVAWSPDSTKVLAHRTDEREVRTTHLVEALPADGGAPRLHSQPFAYAGDEHLPLAELVVLDVAEGTVVRADTEPLIMTHVSPITVKWAWWAADGSAVHFLARPRDQHSLSLNRLDPVTGEVTTVIREAGETRVEPNQWMTEPPLVRVLADEVLWFSQRDGWGHLYRYDLHTGELLGQVTSGPWLVRRILRVDEAARVVYFTASGLVDEDPYRRTVCRVGLDGTGFTRLTDDTLDHIVTLPEGPYGQEYFIDSASTVDTAPVITVRDWAGSVLVELERADITRLAATGWTAPERFRVKAADGETDVYGVLYRPRDFDPAGSYPVIDNLYPGPQVNRVAPCFDPGGMGLDAEPLAALGFVVIALDGRGTPGRSKAFHDASFGHLADAGSLADHVAALGQLAETRPWMDLERVGVFGHSGGGFAAARAMLDFPGTYKAGAALSGSHDARSFNAGFVESYDGADDPAAWARTSNLGLADRLAGKLLLVHGDMDDQVHPQQTLRFADRLLAAGKDFELHVVPGAEHTFIDCLAHVRTRCWDFLVRELMGTRPPAYRPATIVIGPELLADMFA, from the coding sequence ATGAGCACCACTCAGAACTACCAGGCCGCCGAGCAGCTCCTCCGTCGTCCCGCCCGCCCCGGCGAGCTCGTCGTCGGTGACAAGGTCAGGCCGCAGTGGATCGACGGCGGCGCCCGCTTCCGGTACGCGGTGAGCGACGGGGACGGCAGGCGGTTCGTGCTGGTCGACCCGGCGGCCGGCACGCGGGAGCCGGCCTTCGACCACGCCCGGCTGGCCGCCTCGCTCGCCACCGCCGCCGGCCGGCCGGTCGACCCCGAGGCCCTGCCCTTCCTCGGCATCGAGACGGCCGGGAACGCGGTCATGTTCGTGGCCTTCGGCGCGTACTGGCGCTGCGATCTCACCCGTTACGTCTGCGAGCCGGCCGAGTTCGCCGCTCCGGGCAACCCGCTGGACGTGACGTCGCCCGACGGGAAGTCCGCGGTGTCCCAGCGGGGGCACGACCTGTGGGCCCGCTCGCTGTCCGACGGCCGCGAGTGGCCTCTGACCACGGACGGCGCACCCGGTCACGCCTACGGTCCGGGCCCCGCCGCGACCGGCAACTCCACCCTGCTGCGCAAGCTCGGCGTACCGTATCTGCCGCCCGCGGTGGCCTGGTCTCCGGACTCGACGAAGGTCCTCGCCCACCGGACGGACGAGCGCGAGGTACGCACCACCCACCTCGTGGAGGCGCTGCCCGCCGACGGGGGCGCGCCCCGCCTGCACAGCCAGCCGTTCGCGTACGCCGGGGACGAGCATCTGCCGCTGGCCGAACTGGTCGTCCTCGACGTCGCCGAGGGCACGGTGGTCCGCGCCGACACGGAGCCGCTGATCATGACCCATGTGTCGCCGATCACCGTGAAGTGGGCGTGGTGGGCCGCCGACGGCTCCGCCGTCCACTTCCTCGCCCGGCCCCGGGACCAGCACTCCCTCTCCCTGAACCGCCTCGACCCGGTCACCGGCGAGGTCACCACCGTGATCCGCGAGGCCGGGGAGACCCGGGTGGAGCCCAACCAGTGGATGACCGAGCCGCCCCTCGTACGGGTGCTCGCCGACGAGGTGCTGTGGTTCTCCCAGCGCGACGGATGGGGCCACCTCTACCGCTACGACCTGCACACCGGCGAGCTGCTCGGCCAGGTCACCTCGGGGCCGTGGCTGGTCCGGCGGATCCTGCGCGTCGACGAGGCCGCGCGGGTCGTGTACTTCACGGCCTCCGGGCTCGTCGACGAGGACCCGTACCGGCGCACGGTGTGCCGGGTCGGCCTGGACGGCACCGGCTTCACGAGGCTCACCGACGACACGCTCGACCACATCGTCACCCTGCCGGAAGGCCCTTACGGCCAGGAGTACTTCATCGACTCCGCGTCCACCGTCGACACCGCCCCCGTCATCACGGTCCGCGACTGGGCCGGAAGCGTGCTCGTTGAGCTGGAGCGCGCCGACATCACCAGGCTCGCCGCCACCGGGTGGACCGCGCCGGAGCGCTTCCGCGTCAAGGCGGCCGACGGCGAGACCGACGTCTACGGGGTGCTGTACCGGCCGCGGGACTTCGACCCGGCCGGGTCCTACCCGGTGATCGACAACCTCTACCCCGGCCCGCAGGTCAACCGGGTCGCGCCGTGCTTCGACCCCGGCGGCATGGGCCTGGACGCCGAACCCCTCGCGGCACTCGGCTTCGTGGTCATCGCCCTCGACGGCCGGGGCACTCCGGGCCGGAGCAAGGCCTTCCACGACGCCTCCTTCGGCCACCTGGCCGACGCGGGCTCGCTGGCCGACCATGTCGCGGCCCTCGGCCAACTGGCGGAGACCCGGCCGTGGATGGACCTGGAACGGGTCGGCGTCTTCGGTCACTCCGGGGGCGGGTTCGCCGCCGCCCGCGCGATGCTGGACTTCCCCGGGACGTACAAGGCCGGGGCCGCCCTCTCCGGCTCGCACGACGCCCGCTCGTTCAACGCGGGCTTCGTCGAGTCCTACGACGGCGCGGACGACCCCGCGGCCTGGGCCCGTACGTCCAACCTGGGCCTCGCCGACCGGCTGGCCGGAAAACTGCTGCTCGTCCACGGCGACATGGACGACCAGGTCCACCCTCAGCAGACCCTGCGGTTCGCCGACCGGCTGCTCGCCGCCGGCAAGGACTTCGAACTGCACGTGGTGCCCGGCGCCGAGCACACCTTCATCGACTGCCTGGCCCATGTCCGCACCCGCTGCTGGGACTTCCTGGTCCGTGAGCTGATGGGCACGCGGCCGCCCGCCTACCGCCCGGCGACCATCGTGATCGGCCCCGAGCTGCTCGCCGACATGTTCGCCTGA
- a CDS encoding LysR family transcriptional regulator, with translation MLDLGRLRALHAVAVHGSVGAAATALGYTPSAVSQQIAKLERETRTTLLERSGRGVRLTDDAHHLAATARQLLALVEEAEVRLEERRGRPAGRLTVGCFASAARGLMPRVLAELGRVHPEVDARLSEVDPHVSVDLVARGVIDLAVAHDWDIAPLPVPPGVEQAVIGDDLCDILVHREHPLAERDSVRREELAAERWISQPPGTVCHDWLTRTLRETGFEPLIVHQAEENHTQVALVAAGLGIALVPRLGRGALPAEVVPVRLDPMPTRRLHAMWRTGAARRPAIRETVRTLQDLWPGIAAVGDSCAGP, from the coding sequence GTGCTGGATCTCGGCCGTCTGCGCGCCCTGCACGCCGTCGCCGTCCACGGCAGCGTCGGTGCCGCCGCCACCGCCCTCGGCTACACGCCGTCCGCGGTCTCCCAGCAGATCGCGAAGCTGGAGCGGGAGACCCGTACGACCCTGCTCGAACGCAGCGGCCGCGGCGTCCGCCTCACCGACGACGCCCATCACCTCGCCGCCACCGCTCGGCAGCTGCTCGCCCTCGTGGAGGAGGCGGAGGTGCGGCTGGAGGAGCGGCGGGGCCGGCCCGCCGGGCGGCTGACCGTCGGCTGCTTCGCGAGCGCGGCGCGCGGGCTGATGCCCCGGGTGCTCGCGGAGCTGGGCCGGGTCCATCCCGAGGTCGACGCCCGGCTCTCGGAGGTGGATCCGCATGTGTCGGTCGATCTGGTGGCGCGCGGGGTCATCGACCTTGCGGTGGCGCACGACTGGGACATCGCCCCGCTTCCCGTACCGCCGGGGGTCGAGCAGGCGGTGATCGGCGACGACCTGTGCGACATCCTCGTCCACCGGGAGCATCCGCTCGCGGAGCGGGACTCGGTGCGCCGGGAGGAGCTGGCGGCGGAGCGGTGGATCTCGCAGCCGCCGGGGACGGTGTGCCACGACTGGCTGACGCGGACGCTGCGGGAGACGGGTTTCGAGCCGCTGATCGTCCATCAGGCGGAGGAGAACCACACGCAGGTCGCCCTGGTGGCGGCCGGTCTGGGCATCGCGCTGGTGCCGCGCCTGGGGCGCGGGGCACTGCCGGCGGAGGTGGTGCCGGTGCGGCTCGACCCGATGCCGACGCGTCGTCTGCACGCCATGTGGCGGACCGGCGCGGCGCGGCGCCCGGCGATCCGGGAGACGGTCCGTACGCTCCAGGACCTCTGGCCCGGGATCGCCGCCGTGGGTGATTCGTGCGCGGGTCCTTGA
- a CDS encoding DUF4097 family beta strand repeat-containing protein, with amino-acid sequence MQKFATTAAITTVLDIPAGRIQLIAADRADATVDIRPANAAKGNDVKAAEEVGVEFADGVLRITAAPAKNKILGDSGSVEVTVQLPSGSRVEAKTAAAEIRGVGRLGDVTVEGAQGTVRLDETEGARLSLLAGDITVGRLGGPAEISTQQGDLRVEEATRGTVVLRTESGAIEVGAAHGVSATLNAGTAYGRVHNALTNTDGAAAGLNIHATTSYGDITARSL; translated from the coding sequence ATGCAGAAGTTCGCCACCACCGCCGCCATCACCACCGTCCTCGACATCCCCGCCGGCCGCATCCAGCTCATCGCCGCCGACCGCGCCGACGCCACCGTCGACATCCGCCCCGCGAACGCCGCCAAGGGCAACGATGTGAAGGCCGCCGAAGAGGTCGGCGTCGAGTTCGCCGACGGCGTCCTGCGGATCACCGCCGCCCCCGCGAAGAACAAGATCCTCGGCGACTCCGGCTCGGTCGAGGTCACCGTCCAGCTCCCGTCCGGCTCCCGCGTCGAGGCGAAGACCGCCGCCGCCGAGATCCGCGGTGTCGGACGCCTCGGCGACGTCACCGTCGAAGGCGCTCAGGGCACGGTCAGGCTCGACGAGACCGAGGGCGCCCGGCTCAGCCTGCTCGCCGGCGACATCACGGTCGGCCGCCTCGGCGGCCCCGCGGAGATCAGCACCCAGCAGGGTGACCTCCGTGTCGAGGAGGCCACCCGGGGGACGGTCGTGCTGCGCACCGAATCCGGCGCGATCGAGGTCGGCGCCGCCCACGGCGTCTCCGCCACCCTGAACGCCGGCACCGCCTACGGCCGCGTCCACAACGCCCTGACCAACACCGACGGCGCCGCCGCCGGTCTGAACATCCACGCCACCACCTCGTACGGCGACATCACCGCCCGCAGCCTCTGA